TAGTAGCAGTCATAATGGTAACAATGATTGTAATAGAGTTACTTACTAACTGTGGCGGAGCGAAAAGTAGTCCATCCATCGATAACATTTCGATTTCCTTTGATCAACGTCTTCCCAATCCCATCACCAACAAACATCAAATTCGACTTCTTATTAATCACTTCCACATACTCATAATACGCACCCGCTTTAATATAAATCACAAACCTAGTAGAACTCGCATTAGGTGCCGCATTTAATGCTTCACCAATCGTCGTAAAATTACCACTTCCATCTTGAGCCACAACTAAATCGTAACTCGTCTCATTAGCCGCTAACTGCAACAACTTTCTATCATTTCTGTTCAACCATTTAGGAAACCGATTAGAAGTATCAACAACATGTTGTTCATTAAACGACGTCGTTTGCGTTCCGTTTAATTTTTTCAACAATGCAAGTGAATTACTAACTTGACGTGTAATTCCTTTTAACGCTTTACGAAAATTACGACTAATTTTGACTTGTGATTTACTTCCTTCAAATCCTTCCAGACACGTGGCTTGATTCGTCATCGCGGCGCTAAGCATTGTACGGAGGTCGTCGTATTTTTTCGCCGGAGATTTAGATAAATCGGAAACGGCGGATTTGAGCTCCGACACGGTTTGAAGAAACAATGTGTGGCAGTCTTCGAGTGCTCGGACTTCGATTACGGTGAGGCGTGGCAGTTTACGGCGAATGTTGGTGACGTTGAAGTCGGTTGATCGGACGTCGGAGATTGTTTCGTTGACGGTTGCGGAGATGATTTCCGGTAACGTTGTGGAGGTGAGATCTGGTACGATGCGCGTTAGTGTGGAGACGCAGAGGTCGTGGTAACGTGCTCCTGCGCATTGTAATTTTGCGGTTTGTATTTGGAGTTTTTTGTGAACGTGTAAATGTAAAGGGGTGTGTTTTGGAAGTATTGTAAGTGTAGGGTGGTGTTTTGTAAATGTAAAGTGGGAAGAAAGGGAGAGTGTGAGTAGGATGAGGACTGTAAATGGAAAAATGAGTAGGAAACGACGGCGTTTAGGGGTTTGTGCAATGAGATTGGATTGCATGATGAATGAGGGTGTTATTATGGATTTATGGTTGATGTGAATTGTAAATGCAAAGTGAGACAAGTTGGGGTTGGTTAAATAGGGGGAAAGTATATTgtcataaaataaatataaaatttaaatttaataatccTCCATCTTCTTTCTTCGCTGCATTTAGTATAGTGTCAtacaattaaatttaattataatccaTCTTCTTTCTTCATTGCGTTCAGATTTGTAATAATACTATATTTAAATTGATAATAGCAATTAGCAATAATGAATAAACAGTATATAAATGTTTATAATAGTGTAAAATGTATTAAATACAAAGCCCAAATAATGTAGCTTGACTTACTTATACTAGAATAATTGTATTGATGTTCCAAAAAATAATAACACCCATAATGAACAACATAGCCATTGCCATACTTCGTTAAGAGTTAAATTTTCTAAAAGCCTCTAATCAAAAACAGGAATGTAAAATGGaaaaataagagagaaaaaaaaCATCTTTAAAGTAGGGGTGTTTATAGTTTGATTTTCGTTTTCATCGATTTAGAGAGTTTGTTGATGATCGGGCACTTCCTTCATCAAATCTTTACACTATGTGGTTGAACCAAGTCCTGAGAAAAATTAATGTTTTCATTTGGAGATTGACGTTAGACGGGTTGCCCACTCGATTAAATTTCTCACATCGTGGAATGGAAATTCAATCAATAAGGTGCGTTTCGTGTAATCTTGTTGTCGACTCTACCCATCATATTATGTTTGAGTGCGAGCTAGCTTCAGATTTGTGGTGGCGTTTACGTGTTTGGCTCGATAAGGCATTACCGATTTTTACTAAATGGACGAACTGGATTGTTTGGTTTGAAGATTGGCGCGAATTCGAAGACACGAAGGGCAGGTTGTATGTTATTGTCGCTTCTACAGTTTGGCACATATGGAGGTTTAGGAACAGCATTTTATTTCATTAAAAATCGATGAAACGTTGTATTTTGTTCGATTTTATTTGTCTTTTTTCCTTTAATTGGTATTGAAAGGTAAAAAGATTGTAAATTGAAACAATTGACGTTGTAATCCGTTGTAATGGTCCGCGGGTCTTCCCCAGCTCCTTGCTATGGTAGCTAGCTAGTTTTAATAATACTGGttgtttgaaaagaaaaaaaatagaagcaAAATCAAGTTTATGGGCTTTGTGGCGTTTTCGTAATGGTCTTGTTTTTCATGATTCGTTTTGTAGTAGAAGTAATTTATTTGATGTAATTAGACTAGTTGCTTTTCGTTGGTTGAAAAATAGAAGTCATTGTGTTTCTAATTGGAACACATGGCTTTCTATTCCTTTGTAATCATCTCTTAGCGTCTTGCTAGGGGTCGTTTTTTCTTATATAATCATTTTTTGGCCGTAAAAAAAAAGAAGCAAAATCAAAAATCGAAACTAAATAAAAATCACAATTGAACTAGATTAAAAATTGAATTCGTATTCATTGAAGACAACAACATCAAACGAGTATAAAGAATATTATGTGTCGGTTAAAGACCTACAAGTTACGATTTGGATCGAAAAGTGTAACCAAGGAACTACATGATAAATACATGCTAAAATGTCTTTAAGTTATttgaatttaaaaataacatttgaACACTACTTGAAAGCTTATTTCTTTCCTACATTTGATAGCATATAAAGTTCTAGTTGAATATTGTCGGTG
The window above is part of the Rutidosis leptorrhynchoides isolate AG116_Rl617_1_P2 chromosome 1, CSIRO_AGI_Rlap_v1, whole genome shotgun sequence genome. Proteins encoded here:
- the LOC139840726 gene encoding pectinesterase-like, with the translated sequence MQSNLIAQTPKRRRFLLIFPFTVLILLTLSLSSHFTFTKHHPTLTILPKHTPLHLHVHKKLQIQTAKLQCAGARYHDLCVSTLTRIVPDLTSTTLPEIISATVNETISDVRSTDFNVTNIRRKLPRLTVIEVRALEDCHTLFLQTVSELKSAVSDLSKSPAKKYDDLRTMLSAAMTNQATCLEGFEGSKSQVKISRNFRKALKGITRQVSNSLALLKKLNGTQTTSFNEQHVVDTSNRFPKWLNRNDRKLLQLAANETSYDLVVAQDGSGNFTTIGEALNAAPNASSTRFVIYIKAGAYYEYVEVINKKSNLMFVGDGIGKTLIKGNRNVIDGWTTFRSATVIVVGSNFIAKGITIENYAGPSKHQAVALRTGSDFSVFYQCSFIGYQDTLYVHSLRQFYRECDIYGTVDFVFGNAAVVFQKSNFYARQPDPTQKNIFTAQGRDDPNQNTGISILDCKIAAGSELIPNQSMFKSYLGRPWKNYSRTVIMRSSIGDVIDPAGWLEWDGNQSLSTLYYGEYLNRGLGSNVSHRVTWPGYRPSLNVSEASLFTVGNFIQGAEWLNGTGVPYYLDLQQNLTVVNRI